In Desulfonatronospira thiodismutans ASO3-1, a single window of DNA contains:
- a CDS encoding ABC transporter permease encodes MSFFDLHGYGWLLLQGAKLTLYVGLCSMVLAMGLGLIGVLCKFSRSSLVRFAADTYTTVIRGIPELILILLVYYGVPTLIQDVSAKFGQPVYISFDPFVAGVATIGFIYGAFSTEVFRGAYLAVPRGQVEAARACGMSPALTFRRVVLPQMMRFALPGLGNVWMVLIKATALISVIQLPELMRNADIAARATREPFTFFFAASLIYLFITIGSNLVQQWAEKRASRGIITD; translated from the coding sequence ATGTCCTTTTTTGACCTGCATGGTTACGGCTGGCTTTTGCTCCAGGGGGCAAAGCTGACCCTTTACGTGGGACTCTGTTCCATGGTCCTGGCCATGGGTCTTGGGCTTATCGGGGTGCTGTGCAAGTTTTCAAGGTCCTCTCTGGTGCGCTTTGCAGCCGACACCTACACCACGGTTATCCGCGGTATCCCGGAACTTATCCTTATCCTGCTGGTCTATTACGGGGTGCCCACCCTGATTCAGGATGTATCCGCCAAGTTCGGCCAGCCGGTTTACATCTCCTTTGATCCCTTTGTGGCCGGGGTGGCCACTATAGGGTTTATTTACGGGGCTTTTTCCACCGAGGTTTTTCGCGGGGCCTACCTGGCCGTGCCCAGGGGGCAGGTGGAGGCGGCCCGGGCCTGCGGTATGAGCCCGGCCCTGACCTTCAGACGGGTTGTCCTTCCCCAGATGATGCGCTTTGCCCTGCCGGGCCTGGGCAATGTGTGGATGGTGCTGATAAAGGCCACGGCCCTAATTTCCGTTATCCAGCTGCCGGAACTCATGCGCAACGCAGACATTGCAGCCAGGGCCACGCGGGAGCCATTCACCTTCTTTTTTGCGGCTTCCCTGATCTATCTCTTTATCACCATAGGCTCCAACCTGGTCCAGCAATGGGCTGAAAAACGCGCCAGCCGCGGCATAATTACCGACTGA
- the rpsI gene encoding 30S ribosomal protein S9, translating to MKEEYFYGKGKRKTSTARTRLYSGSGQILVNGRPYQEYFPRATLQMVINQPLKLTQATGKFDIKINVDGGGLAGQAEAVRHGISRALLQVDQDNRPVLKKAGLLTRDARVKERKKYGQRGARAKFQYSKR from the coding sequence ATGAAGGAAGAATACTTTTACGGCAAAGGCAAGCGCAAGACTTCTACAGCCAGGACCAGGCTCTACAGCGGGTCCGGGCAGATACTGGTCAATGGAAGGCCCTACCAGGAGTATTTCCCCAGGGCCACACTGCAGATGGTCATCAATCAGCCCCTGAAGCTCACCCAGGCCACAGGCAAGTTCGATATCAAGATCAACGTCGATGGCGGCGGCCTGGCCGGGCAGGCCGAGGCAGTGCGCCACGGCATCAGCAGGGCCCTTCTGCAGGTGGACCAGGACAACCGGCCTGTACTCAAGAAAGCCGGCCTGCTTACCAGGGATGCCAGGGTCAAGGAAAGAAAGAAATACGGCCAGAGAGGCGCCAGGGCCAAATTCCAGTACTCCAAGCGCTAA
- the hisA gene encoding 1-(5-phosphoribosyl)-5-[(5-phosphoribosylamino)methylideneamino]imidazole-4-carboxamide isomerase: protein MIIFPAIDIKNGQCVRLRQGLENEVTVFSADPGAMAEHWERLGAKWLHLVDLDGAFSGKPVNRNLIADICSRIKIPVQLGGGIRDLDTAQAYIDAGVKRLIIGTMALEEKDGFRELSSSFPGRIGVSLDARDGRLKSRGWVEDTGLDVDQVIPELESMGASFFIYTDIARDGMQSGVNVAALEHVLKLTDRPVIAAGGISTLEDIQEIHHLGPKGLEGVITGRAIYSGSLDFKTAVDWIAKQET, encoded by the coding sequence ATGATTATTTTTCCGGCGATAGATATCAAGAATGGCCAGTGTGTGCGGCTGAGGCAGGGTCTGGAAAACGAGGTGACCGTCTTTTCCGCAGACCCGGGGGCCATGGCCGAGCACTGGGAGAGGCTGGGGGCAAAGTGGCTGCATCTGGTGGACCTGGACGGGGCTTTTTCCGGGAAGCCAGTCAACAGAAATCTCATAGCGGACATCTGCTCCAGGATCAAAATCCCGGTTCAACTGGGCGGAGGCATAAGGGATCTGGATACGGCCCAGGCTTACATTGATGCAGGAGTGAAAAGGCTCATCATCGGGACCATGGCCCTGGAGGAAAAGGATGGGTTCAGGGAGCTTAGCAGCAGTTTTCCGGGCCGGATTGGCGTTTCCCTGGATGCCAGGGACGGCAGACTCAAATCCAGGGGCTGGGTTGAGGATACCGGCCTGGATGTGGACCAGGTCATCCCGGAGCTGGAGTCCATGGGAGCCTCGTTTTTCATCTATACGGACATCGCCCGGGATGGCATGCAGTCCGGGGTGAATGTTGCAGCCCTGGAACATGTACTCAAGCTTACAGACAGGCCGGTCATAGCTGCCGGAGGGATCTCCACCCTGGAAGATATCCAGGAGATCCATCACCTGGGGCCCAAGGGCCTGGAAGGAGTCATCACCGGCCGGGCCATCTACAGCGGCAGCCTTGATTTCAAGACTGCGGTGGACTGGATTGCAAAGCAGGAGACATAA
- the speB gene encoding agmatinase, producing the protein MFDDFLDLEGSGGDNIVHVWPVPYQGTVSFDTGTKDGPEALFKASYQIEPYDPELDADISDYCSFKTLPFQRPVVSGPGQLQQEMDFFLEKFDPCRDFILTLGGEHSIAFPLIRFYSRAYPDLTVLQVDAHADLRSDFQGSPYSHACVMSRVRDLGLKTASLGIRSMDRDQAQIIKNSPCRIMAMHPWNLPSPAQAAEAVKDFIGSGPVYLTFDADGLDPSIMPGTGTPEPGGLEYTWINDFWKHFWPGPRLVGMDFCELAPRPGSVLSESVGVKCILRVLLSYFRTI; encoded by the coding sequence ATGTTTGATGATTTTCTGGACCTTGAAGGCAGCGGCGGGGACAATATCGTCCACGTCTGGCCGGTACCCTACCAGGGCACGGTCAGTTTCGACACCGGCACCAAGGACGGGCCCGAGGCCCTGTTTAAGGCCAGCTACCAGATAGAGCCCTATGACCCGGAACTGGATGCCGACATAAGCGATTACTGCAGTTTCAAAACGCTTCCCTTTCAAAGGCCTGTGGTCTCCGGACCCGGTCAGCTGCAGCAGGAAATGGATTTTTTCCTGGAAAAATTTGATCCCTGTAGAGATTTTATTTTGACCCTGGGGGGAGAGCATTCCATAGCCTTCCCCCTGATCCGGTTTTATTCCAGGGCTTATCCGGACCTGACGGTTCTTCAGGTGGATGCCCATGCCGACCTGAGATCAGACTTTCAGGGCAGCCCTTATTCCCATGCCTGCGTCATGTCCCGGGTCAGGGACCTGGGCCTCAAGACCGCCTCCCTGGGCATTCGCAGTATGGACCGGGACCAGGCTCAAATCATAAAAAACAGTCCATGCCGGATCATGGCCATGCATCCCTGGAACCTGCCCTCGCCGGCACAGGCGGCTGAAGCAGTCAAGGACTTTATCGGCTCCGGCCCTGTATATCTCACCTTTGACGCAGACGGCCTTGACCCGTCCATCATGCCCGGTACGGGCACTCCTGAGCCTGGGGGGCTCGAGTACACCTGGATAAACGATTTCTGGAAACATTTCTGGCCCGGTCCCAGACTGGTGGGAATGGATTTTTGCGAGCTGGCTCCGCGGCCGGGCAGCGTTTTGTCCGAGTCCGTGGGGGTCAAGTGCATTTTGAGGGTCCTGCTTAGCTACTTCAGGACAATTTAA
- the rplM gene encoding 50S ribosomal protein L13: MKTYSPKPEDIKRDWYVVDAQDKILGRLATRIATKLRGKDKPEFAPHMDMGDFVVVVNAQQIKVTGDKLEQKKYYYHTGYPGGIKENSLDRMLQKKPEEVIRKAVGRMLPKNKLGRKLLKKLKVYSGPEHPHAAQQPKVIQD, encoded by the coding sequence ATGAAGACTTACAGCCCCAAACCTGAAGATATCAAAAGAGACTGGTACGTGGTAGATGCCCAGGACAAGATTCTGGGCAGACTGGCCACCCGGATAGCCACCAAACTCAGAGGCAAGGACAAGCCCGAATTCGCCCCGCATATGGATATGGGCGATTTTGTGGTGGTGGTCAACGCCCAGCAGATCAAGGTAACCGGAGACAAGCTGGAACAGAAGAAATACTACTACCACACCGGTTATCCCGGCGGCATCAAGGAAAACTCACTGGACAGGATGCTGCAGAAAAAGCCGGAAGAAGTCATTAGAAAAGCAGTAGGCCGCATGCTGCCCAAGAACAAACTGGGCCGCAAGCTCCTTAAAAAGCTTAAAGTCTACTCCGGCCCCGAACACCCCCATGCCGCCCAGCAACCCAAAGTCATCCAGGATTAA
- a CDS encoding deoxyhypusine synthase family protein produces MTKHDIRPIDKLQNPDELGFKALEPLDPDNIQDFDQLLQAMEKTAFSGRSLGEALNVLQEMVTDPDCLVVGTFSGAMTVAKMGKLLCKMIDEGWINVVISTGALMAHGFIESIGLKHYKYEKHRMNDQELFKMGFNRVYDTLEPEINFMRAEDIVHQVMQGIDKEEQLSSEILCRKIGRYLDENIPGPGILKSAYQQNTPVYIPAFTDSELALDIATHILRQQEKGPTLEPDTYPPFPFNPFLDLFSYTKKITESKKIGLFTIGGGVPRNWAQQVSPFLEIASQRLENLELPLRRFQYGVRICPEPVHWGGLSGCTYQEGVSWGKFTPREQGGKYAEIYSDATIAWPILIKGLQDRLAKKGQL; encoded by the coding sequence ATGACCAAACACGACATCCGCCCCATTGACAAACTGCAGAACCCCGATGAGCTGGGGTTTAAAGCCCTTGAGCCCCTTGACCCGGACAACATCCAGGATTTTGACCAGCTCCTGCAGGCCATGGAAAAAACTGCCTTCAGCGGCCGCAGCCTGGGAGAGGCTTTAAATGTACTCCAGGAGATGGTTACGGATCCGGACTGCCTGGTGGTGGGAACCTTCTCCGGGGCCATGACCGTGGCCAAAATGGGCAAGCTCCTGTGCAAGATGATAGATGAGGGCTGGATCAATGTGGTCATTTCCACCGGGGCGCTTATGGCCCACGGCTTTATCGAATCCATTGGGCTAAAGCACTACAAGTATGAAAAGCACAGAATGAATGACCAGGAGCTTTTCAAAATGGGCTTCAACAGGGTTTACGATACCCTGGAGCCGGAAATAAATTTTATGCGGGCCGAAGACATCGTTCATCAGGTGATGCAGGGCATTGACAAAGAAGAGCAGCTAAGTTCTGAAATCCTCTGCCGCAAGATCGGGCGCTACCTGGATGAAAACATTCCCGGACCCGGCATACTCAAAAGCGCTTACCAGCAAAACACTCCGGTATACATACCAGCCTTTACCGACTCGGAGCTGGCCTTAGACATTGCCACCCATATCCTGCGCCAGCAGGAAAAAGGCCCCACCCTGGAGCCGGATACTTATCCGCCCTTTCCCTTCAATCCCTTTCTGGACCTGTTCAGCTACACCAAAAAGATTACTGAAAGCAAAAAGATAGGTCTGTTCACCATAGGCGGCGGCGTACCCAGGAACTGGGCCCAGCAGGTCAGTCCTTTCCTGGAGATTGCCAGCCAGCGCCTGGAAAACTTGGAACTGCCGCTGCGCAGGTTTCAATACGGAGTTCGCATCTGTCCGGAACCGGTGCACTGGGGGGGACTCTCCGGCTGTACCTACCAGGAAGGGGTATCCTGGGGCAAATTCACCCCCAGGGAACAGGGGGGCAAATACGCGGAAATCTATTCAGACGCCACCATTGCCTGGCCCATTCTCATCAAGGGCCTGCAGGACAGGCTGGCCAAAAAGGGGCAACTCTGA
- a CDS encoding ABC transporter ATP-binding protein: MENEPSSEIARAALGVRNLHKSFGSLHVLKGVSLTAREGDVISMIGSSGSGKSTLLRCINLLEIPTSGDIFVGGEQIRMQVNRHGVPVPADRRQVDRIRTRLGMVFQHFNLWTHMSVLDNVMEAPVHVLRVPRKEARERGMAYLEKVGIADRSHYYPAQLSGGQQQRAAIARALAMEPRALLFDEPTSALDPELVGEVLSVLQELAREGRTMILATHEMSFARDVSSQVIFLDAGVIEEQGPPGEVFTCPRSERCKQFLSRFF, encoded by the coding sequence GTGGAAAACGAGCCTTCTTCAGAAATAGCCCGGGCAGCCCTGGGCGTGAGAAACCTGCACAAAAGCTTTGGTTCCCTGCACGTACTCAAGGGTGTTTCCTTAACAGCCCGTGAAGGGGACGTAATCTCCATGATCGGCTCCAGCGGATCCGGCAAGAGTACCCTTCTGCGCTGTATCAACCTGCTGGAAATACCCACATCCGGCGATATATTCGTGGGCGGAGAACAGATCCGTATGCAGGTCAACCGGCACGGAGTACCAGTGCCGGCAGACCGCAGACAGGTGGACCGCATCCGGACCAGGCTGGGAATGGTCTTTCAGCATTTCAATCTCTGGACCCACATGAGCGTTCTGGACAATGTCATGGAAGCCCCGGTGCATGTTCTGAGAGTTCCCAGAAAGGAGGCCAGGGAGAGGGGGATGGCTTATCTGGAAAAAGTGGGCATAGCCGACCGCTCGCATTATTATCCGGCCCAGCTTTCTGGAGGGCAGCAGCAAAGAGCGGCCATAGCCAGGGCCCTGGCCATGGAGCCCAGGGCCCTGCTGTTTGATGAGCCCACTTCCGCCCTGGATCCGGAACTGGTGGGCGAGGTGCTTTCGGTGCTGCAGGAACTGGCCCGGGAGGGCCGGACCATGATTCTGGCCACACATGAAATGAGCTTTGCCCGGGACGTATCTTCCCAGGTTATATTTCTGGATGCCGGGGTCATTGAAGAACAGGGACCGCCGGGAGAGGTTTTTACCTGTCCCCGTTCTGAGCGGTGCAAGCAATTTCTGTCCAGATTTTTTTAA
- a CDS encoding DMT family transporter: MSWKNHLRGDLLLLLTALIWGSAFVAQKVGMDHMGPFMYTGIRFALGALVLTPLILYFGSLRPPSAAGQKSPSILLAGLLSGTILFVASILQQVGIIYTTAGKAGFITGLYVVIVPLIGCLWGFRPGAGAGVGAVLAVTGLYLLTITDGLTISLGDSLVLACAFMYALHVLAIGWMAPRMDVLRLAALQFWVCAGLSLLVGLALEELTWNMVRSAAVPILYGGVLSVGVAFTLQVVAQKRSPPTHAAVILSLETVFAVFAGMIILGEALSPRGWAGCALMLAGMLAAQLDSVYPVKKVLVDRIRRLFKQTH; encoded by the coding sequence ATGTCCTGGAAAAATCATCTCCGGGGCGATCTGCTGCTCCTTTTGACAGCCCTTATCTGGGGCTCGGCCTTTGTGGCCCAGAAGGTGGGCATGGACCACATGGGCCCTTTCATGTACACGGGCATCCGCTTTGCCTTGGGGGCACTGGTCCTCACCCCGCTGATTCTTTATTTCGGAAGTCTCAGGCCGCCGTCCGCCGCCGGGCAAAAGAGCCCTTCCATTCTCCTTGCCGGTCTTTTGTCCGGAACTATTTTGTTCGTGGCCAGCATTCTGCAGCAGGTGGGCATAATCTATACCACCGCTGGAAAGGCCGGATTCATCACCGGGCTTTACGTGGTCATAGTCCCCCTGATAGGCTGTCTGTGGGGGTTCAGGCCGGGTGCCGGAGCCGGGGTGGGGGCGGTCCTGGCTGTGACCGGGCTTTATCTGCTGACCATTACCGATGGTCTGACCATCAGCCTGGGAGACAGCCTGGTGCTGGCCTGTGCTTTCATGTACGCCCTGCATGTCCTGGCCATAGGCTGGATGGCTCCCAGGATGGATGTCCTGCGTCTGGCGGCCCTGCAGTTCTGGGTCTGTGCGGGGCTGAGTCTTCTGGTGGGCCTGGCCCTGGAAGAGCTTACCTGGAACATGGTAAGAAGTGCTGCAGTGCCCATTCTTTACGGAGGAGTGCTTTCGGTTGGCGTGGCCTTTACCCTGCAGGTGGTGGCCCAGAAAAGGTCTCCGCCAACGCATGCAGCAGTGATTTTGAGCTTAGAGACGGTTTTTGCAGTTTTCGCCGGGATGATCATCCTGGGAGAGGCCTTAAGCCCCAGGGGATGGGCCGGGTGTGCCCTGATGCTGGCCGGGATGCTTGCTGCCCAGCTGGATTCTGTATATCCTGTAAAAAAAGTACTGGTGGACAGAATACGCAGGCTTTTTAAACAGACCCATTAA
- a CDS encoding ABC transporter permease, which produces MEIIIESLPRLLGGAVITLEITFLSVLLGFVLAVPLAVMRVSRLRCLWMPVYAFTFYFRGTPLLVQIFLIYYGSGQFQVFLDSVGLWHFFKSPWFCSVLALTLNTAAYSAEIFRGGIQGVPRGEVEAARACGMSGLLLYRRIVIPKALRIAWPAYTNEVIFLLQASSLVSIITVMDITGVAREISARSFAFYELFLAAAAIYLVLVYGILWIFKRIENRINAYLQVGQH; this is translated from the coding sequence ATGGAAATCATCATTGAAAGTCTGCCCAGGCTCCTTGGCGGTGCAGTAATCACCCTGGAAATCACTTTCTTAAGTGTTCTGCTGGGATTCGTCCTGGCCGTCCCCCTGGCGGTGATGCGGGTCTCCAGGCTGCGCTGCCTGTGGATGCCGGTTTATGCCTTCACTTTTTACTTCAGGGGAACTCCACTGCTGGTGCAGATTTTTCTCATCTATTACGGAAGCGGGCAGTTCCAGGTCTTTCTGGACTCGGTGGGACTGTGGCATTTTTTCAAAAGTCCCTGGTTCTGCTCTGTGCTGGCCCTTACCCTGAACACTGCAGCCTATTCAGCGGAGATTTTCCGAGGCGGAATCCAGGGAGTCCCCCGCGGTGAGGTGGAGGCTGCCCGGGCCTGCGGCATGTCCGGGCTTCTTCTTTACCGCCGCATTGTCATTCCCAAGGCCCTGCGCATCGCCTGGCCGGCCTACACCAACGAGGTCATTTTTCTGCTTCAGGCCTCCTCCCTGGTATCCATCATCACGGTCATGGATATCACCGGAGTGGCCAGGGAGATATCCGCACGCAGCTTTGCCTTTTACGAACTCTTTCTGGCTGCTGCGGCAATATACCTGGTCCTGGTCTATGGCATCCTGTGGATATTCAAGAGAATTGAAAACCGCATAAACGCCTACCTGCAAGTGGGTCAGCATTAG
- a CDS encoding ABC transporter substrate-binding protein, which yields MRRFFYITALVLLGCMLLAGTSLARDKVRIGTEGAYPPFNYMDSQGNLKGFDIDIAKALCEAANLECEFVTQSWDGIIPALLARDYDAIIASMSITEERKRRVDFTEKYYQTPARFVKHKDRDIEISKDDLEGLSVGVQRATVSANFINDNFDDVLDIRSYATQEEANMDIVSGRVDLLFADAVVLQTGFLDSEEGQNYEFVGPSYTDEEWFGEGIGIALRQGDDDLRETFNQAIQDIREDGTYQEINDSYFDFDVYGDE from the coding sequence ATGAGAAGGTTTTTTTACATCACGGCTCTGGTTTTGCTTGGATGCATGCTGCTGGCAGGTACGTCCCTGGCCCGGGACAAGGTGCGCATCGGTACCGAGGGTGCTTATCCCCCCTTCAACTACATGGATTCGCAGGGCAACCTCAAGGGTTTTGACATTGATATCGCCAAGGCCCTGTGTGAAGCAGCCAACCTGGAATGCGAGTTCGTGACCCAGAGCTGGGACGGCATTATCCCGGCCCTTCTGGCCAGGGACTACGATGCCATCATAGCCTCCATGAGCATTACCGAGGAGCGCAAAAGAAGGGTGGACTTCACCGAAAAATACTACCAGACCCCGGCCAGGTTCGTTAAGCACAAGGACCGGGATATAGAGATCAGCAAGGATGATCTGGAAGGGTTGTCAGTGGGCGTTCAAAGAGCCACAGTCAGCGCCAACTTCATCAATGACAATTTTGATGATGTCCTGGACATCCGTTCCTATGCCACCCAGGAAGAAGCCAACATGGACATCGTATCCGGGCGGGTGGATCTGCTCTTTGCCGATGCTGTGGTACTCCAGACCGGTTTTCTGGATTCCGAGGAAGGTCAGAATTACGAGTTTGTCGGACCCAGCTACACAGATGAGGAATGGTTCGGAGAAGGCATTGGTATAGCGCTGCGCCAGGGAGATGATGATCTGCGCGAGACCTTCAACCAGGCCATTCAGGATATCCGGGAAGATGGAACCTACCAGGAAATAAACGACAGCTACTTTGACTTCGATGTTTACGGTGACGAATAA
- a CDS encoding pyruvoyl-dependent arginine decarboxylase, protein MLQRPFVPSRAFFTRGIGRHKNKLQSFELALRDAGIEKQNLVYVSSIYPPYCKMISVQEGISELLPGELTFCVMARNATNEKGRLVGSAVGMAFPADESQYGYISEHHAFGADETEIGDFAEDLASTMLATTLGIDFDPEKDYDERRQIYMMSGQIVDSASAPCVTTGVAGLWTTTISVAVFLP, encoded by the coding sequence ATGCTCCAAAGACCTTTTGTTCCTTCCCGCGCTTTTTTTACCCGCGGCATAGGAAGACACAAGAACAAGCTGCAATCCTTTGAGCTGGCCCTGCGCGATGCGGGTATCGAAAAACAGAACCTGGTTTATGTCTCCAGTATATATCCGCCTTACTGTAAAATGATCTCTGTACAGGAGGGCATAAGCGAACTTCTGCCCGGGGAACTGACTTTTTGCGTCATGGCCAGAAACGCAACCAATGAAAAAGGACGCCTGGTAGGGTCTGCAGTGGGCATGGCCTTTCCGGCGGATGAAAGTCAGTACGGATATATTTCCGAGCATCACGCATTCGGGGCCGATGAAACAGAGATCGGCGACTTCGCCGAAGATCTGGCCTCCACAATGCTGGCTACCACCCTGGGCATCGATTTCGACCCGGAAAAGGACTATGATGAAAGAAGGCAGATATACATGATGAGCGGGCAGATAGTTGACTCTGCCTCGGCCCCCTGTGTAACCACCGGTGTGGCCGGCCTGTGGACCACCACCATTTCTGTGGCTGTATTTCTGCCCTGA